Proteins co-encoded in one Setaria viridis chromosome 9, Setaria_viridis_v4.0, whole genome shotgun sequence genomic window:
- the LOC117838679 gene encoding uncharacterized protein isoform X2 gives MATVTPLTASPLRGHLLHHRRRGRLHARHQPQPQLRLSATWRLYCVPDGGGGEVSAAPAPPAAEEQAPEEQPHDFNLLAANRSDFNDIIMVIDSPAARYLVLDHNKNVHSILPKTTVWTNSYWDEFVSLPPVVPLGPVALLGLGAGTAAHLMLKFWPWLQLVGWEIDPMIVELSRQYFGMSDLEKPTESGGSLSVRIGDALSPSATVEGGFAGIVVDLFCDGKIIPQLQEVETWLQIAKKLMPGGRIMVNCGGADVEESLSSSWVQNPTIKALCSAFPS, from the exons ATGGCCACCGTCACGCCCCTAACCGCCTCCCCGCTCcgcggccacctcctccaccaccgccgccgcggccgcctccacGCCAGGCACCAACCTCAGCCACAGCTCCGCTTATCGGCCACCTGGCGGCTCTACTGCGTTccggacggaggcggcggcgaggtctccgccgctcccgctccacCAGCCGCCGAGGAGCAAGCGCCGGAAGAGCAGCCGCATGACTTCAACCTCCTCGCTGCCAACCGCAGCGACTTCAACGATATCATCATGGTCATTGACTCGCCCGCCGCGCGATACCTCGTCCTGGACCATAACA AGAATGTCCACAGCATTCTCCCCAAGACCACTGTTTGGACAAACTCCTACTGG GATGAGTTTGTGAGCCTGCCGCCTGTTGTTCCACTCGGTCCTGTTGCACTCCTAGGTTTG GGTGCTGGGACTGCAGCACATCTGATGCTAAAGTTTTGGCCTTGGTTACAACTTGTTGGCTGGGAGATTGATCCTATG ATAGTTGAATTGTCAAGGCAATATTTTGGTATGTCTGATTTAGAGAAGCCCACAGAATCTGGTGGTTCGCTTTCTGTGCGCATTGGTGATGCACTTTCTCCATCAGCTACAGTTGAAGGAGGATTTGCTG GAATTGTTGTAGATTTGTTTTGTGATGGAAAGATCATTCCTCAGCTGCAAGAA GTTGAAACTtggttgcaaattgcaaaaaAGCTAATGCCCGGTGGTCGAATTATGGTTAATTGTGGTGGAGCAGATGTTGAAGAATCTCTTTCATCGTCCTGGGTTCAAAACCCTACAATTAAAGCACTATGTTCTGCATTCCCCAG CTAA
- the LOC117838679 gene encoding uncharacterized protein isoform X1, which translates to MATVTPLTASPLRGHLLHHRRRGRLHARHQPQPQLRLSATWRLYCVPDGGGGEVSAAPAPPAAEEQAPEEQPHDFNLLAANRSDFNDIIMVIDSPAARYLVLDHNKNVHSILPKTTVWTNSYWDEFVSLPPVVPLGPVALLGLGAGTAAHLMLKFWPWLQLVGWEIDPMIVELSRQYFGMSDLEKPTESGGSLSVRIGDALSPSATVEGGFAGIVVDLFCDGKIIPQLQEVETWLQIAKKLMPGGRIMVNCGGADVEESLSSSWVQNPTIKALCSAFPRQLNWKRLSEKESVNYVALTGPLPDLDEWSASVPSELSTKVKQWVPCELA; encoded by the exons ATGGCCACCGTCACGCCCCTAACCGCCTCCCCGCTCcgcggccacctcctccaccaccgccgccgcggccgcctccacGCCAGGCACCAACCTCAGCCACAGCTCCGCTTATCGGCCACCTGGCGGCTCTACTGCGTTccggacggaggcggcggcgaggtctccgccgctcccgctccacCAGCCGCCGAGGAGCAAGCGCCGGAAGAGCAGCCGCATGACTTCAACCTCCTCGCTGCCAACCGCAGCGACTTCAACGATATCATCATGGTCATTGACTCGCCCGCCGCGCGATACCTCGTCCTGGACCATAACA AGAATGTCCACAGCATTCTCCCCAAGACCACTGTTTGGACAAACTCCTACTGG GATGAGTTTGTGAGCCTGCCGCCTGTTGTTCCACTCGGTCCTGTTGCACTCCTAGGTTTG GGTGCTGGGACTGCAGCACATCTGATGCTAAAGTTTTGGCCTTGGTTACAACTTGTTGGCTGGGAGATTGATCCTATG ATAGTTGAATTGTCAAGGCAATATTTTGGTATGTCTGATTTAGAGAAGCCCACAGAATCTGGTGGTTCGCTTTCTGTGCGCATTGGTGATGCACTTTCTCCATCAGCTACAGTTGAAGGAGGATTTGCTG GAATTGTTGTAGATTTGTTTTGTGATGGAAAGATCATTCCTCAGCTGCAAGAA GTTGAAACTtggttgcaaattgcaaaaaAGCTAATGCCCGGTGGTCGAATTATGGTTAATTGTGGTGGAGCAGATGTTGAAGAATCTCTTTCATCGTCCTGGGTTCAAAACCCTACAATTAAAGCACTATGTTCTGCATTCCCCAGGCAG CTAAACTGGAAGAGGCTATCGGAGAAAGAGAGTGTAAACTATGTGGCACTGACGGGTCCTCTTCCAGACTTGGATGAGTGGTCTGCCTCAGTTCCTAGCGAGCTAAGCACGAAAGTGAAACAATGGGTGCCTTGCGAGCTTGCGTGA